Proteins from a genomic interval of Halomonas alkaliantarctica:
- the pgeF gene encoding peptidoglycan editing factor PgeF, translating into MSDAINLRPTLLVPDWPAPTNVRAFVTTRESGPSQGDFAAFNSASHVGDNADHVALCRRLLQKEIGDERPLLWLNQTHGARVQQFYQLEAADADASLATSSEYACVVLTADCLPVMFCNRAGTQVAVAHAGWRGLAGGVLEATIAAMNTDPDDILVWLGPAISNAQFEVGPEVYGAFVAVHPDTADAFDHSPYRLGHYMADLYRLARFRLEALGVNNISGGHFCTACESRFYSYRRDGGNTGRMASVIWIN; encoded by the coding sequence ATGAGCGATGCCATTAATTTACGGCCAACGCTTTTAGTGCCCGACTGGCCGGCCCCGACCAATGTGCGTGCCTTTGTGACGACCCGTGAATCGGGGCCTAGCCAGGGTGATTTCGCCGCCTTCAACTCCGCTTCCCATGTCGGCGATAATGCTGATCATGTGGCGTTGTGCCGTCGTTTGCTGCAAAAGGAAATTGGCGATGAGCGGCCTCTGCTGTGGCTGAATCAGACCCATGGCGCCCGTGTGCAGCAGTTTTATCAGCTTGAGGCTGCCGACGCAGATGCCTCCCTTGCAACCTCCAGCGAGTACGCATGCGTTGTGCTGACAGCAGACTGCCTGCCGGTGATGTTCTGTAATCGGGCGGGTACCCAGGTGGCGGTTGCCCATGCCGGTTGGCGCGGTTTGGCGGGCGGTGTGCTGGAAGCAACCATTGCTGCGATGAACACTGACCCAGATGATATTCTGGTGTGGTTAGGGCCTGCTATCTCCAACGCTCAATTTGAGGTTGGCCCAGAAGTTTACGGCGCCTTTGTTGCCGTTCACCCGGATACCGCTGACGCCTTTGACCATAGCCCTTATCGGTTGGGTCATTACATGGCTGATCTCTATCGACTTGCACGATTTCGCTTAGAGGCGCTGGGAGTCAATAACATTAGCGGAGGCCACTTCTGCACCGCCTGCGAGTCGCGCTTCTACTCCTATCGTCGTGATGGCGGCAACACTGGGCGAATGGCCAGCGTGATCTGGATCAATTAA
- the rluD gene encoding 23S rRNA pseudouridine(1911/1915/1917) synthase RluD: MSRIVEDTQRVPATLAGARLDQAAAELFSDYSRERLKAWINAGELTVDGAQAKPKAKLHGHEVLTLQATIEDDTRFEAQDIALDIVYEDDTVMVINKAAGMVVHPAAGNPDGTLLNALLHHHPALAEVPRAGIVHRLDKDTTGLMMVAKTLPAQTALVDQLQARSVSRQYDAVVIGKPVSGSTIDAPIGRHPKDRKRQAVTASGKPAITHFRVVERFRAHTHVRCKLETGRTHQIRVHMAHARYPLIGDPMYGGRAKLPPGAAEPLKEILREFPRQALHARKLIFKHPVSGETLTFQADLPDDLLMLLDYLREDNETMR; this comes from the coding sequence ATGTCTCGAATAGTTGAAGACACGCAGCGCGTGCCCGCTACGTTAGCCGGTGCGCGATTAGACCAAGCGGCGGCTGAGTTGTTCAGCGATTACTCCCGTGAGCGCTTAAAAGCGTGGATTAACGCCGGCGAATTGACGGTTGATGGCGCGCAAGCCAAGCCGAAAGCCAAGCTGCATGGCCATGAAGTGTTGACGCTTCAGGCGACCATCGAAGACGATACGCGCTTTGAAGCCCAAGACATCGCGCTGGATATCGTATATGAAGATGATACGGTGATGGTGATTAACAAAGCCGCTGGCATGGTGGTGCATCCTGCCGCAGGCAACCCGGATGGCACGCTATTAAATGCATTGCTTCACCATCATCCGGCACTGGCGGAAGTGCCGCGTGCGGGGATCGTTCACCGCCTAGATAAAGACACCACGGGATTGATGATGGTGGCGAAAACGCTGCCCGCCCAGACAGCGCTGGTGGACCAGCTACAGGCGCGCAGCGTGTCACGCCAATACGATGCCGTCGTGATTGGTAAGCCTGTATCGGGTAGTACCATTGATGCACCCATTGGTCGTCACCCTAAAGACCGCAAACGCCAGGCCGTGACGGCTTCGGGTAAACCTGCTATTACCCATTTTCGCGTGGTTGAACGCTTCCGTGCCCACACCCACGTGCGCTGTAAGCTGGAAACGGGGCGCACCCACCAAATTCGTGTGCATATGGCCCATGCTCGCTATCCCTTAATTGGTGACCCTATGTACGGCGGTCGCGCCAAGTTACCGCCGGGTGCTGCTGAGCCGCTGAAGGAGATCTTGCGCGAGTTCCCTCGTCAGGCTCTGCACGCGCGTAAGTTGATTTTCAAGCACCCGGTAAGTGGCGAAACATTAACGTTTCAGGCAGACCTCCCTGATGATTTGTTAATGTTGTTGGACTACCTGCGCGAAGATAATGAGACCATGAGATGA
- a CDS encoding outer membrane protein assembly factor BamD, whose product MRVFSAANRFGAIALSLALLAGCASNDTSEEEEDEFAGVQERELYELARTALDDNRYPIAIERLEALDTRYPFGAHAEQAQLELIYAYYENSNWEEARAAASRFIRLHPDHPQVDYAYYLSGLSAWQAGRFSLERLRLIDISKRDLGASRDAYNDFRELIQRYPQSEYAADAQQRIVYLRELMARHELHVADYYLRRGAYLAAVERGRWVIENYPESSATRDALATMVEGYQGLDMDDRADEVLAVLRENAPNHEQLQGSRFVPKHLGQNY is encoded by the coding sequence ATGCGCGTTTTTTCAGCTGCCAACCGCTTTGGTGCCATAGCCCTAAGCCTTGCCCTTTTAGCGGGCTGTGCGAGTAACGATACCAGCGAAGAAGAGGAAGATGAATTTGCTGGAGTGCAGGAGCGTGAGCTCTATGAATTGGCACGCACGGCTCTAGACGATAACCGCTACCCGATTGCGATAGAGCGCTTGGAAGCACTCGATACGCGCTATCCGTTCGGCGCTCATGCCGAGCAAGCCCAGCTTGAGCTAATCTATGCCTACTATGAAAATAGCAATTGGGAAGAAGCTCGGGCAGCGGCCAGCCGCTTTATTCGCCTTCATCCCGACCACCCCCAAGTGGACTACGCCTACTATCTGAGTGGTCTCTCTGCATGGCAAGCGGGCCGCTTTAGCTTAGAGCGCCTGCGCCTAATCGATATTTCCAAGCGCGATCTAGGCGCTTCCCGTGATGCCTACAATGACTTCCGCGAGCTGATTCAGCGTTACCCGCAGAGTGAATATGCCGCCGATGCTCAGCAGCGTATTGTCTACCTGCGCGAGTTGATGGCCCGCCATGAGCTGCACGTTGCCGACTACTATCTGCGCCGTGGTGCCTATTTAGCGGCCGTTGAGCGTGGTCGTTGGGTGATCGAGAACTACCCTGAATCCAGCGCCACCCGGGATGCGCTGGCCACCATGGTAGAAGGCTATCAAGGCCTAGACATGGATGATCGCGCCGATGAAGTGCTCGCAGTGCTGCGCGAGAACGCACCCAACCATGAGCAGCTGCAGGGCAGTCGTTTTGTTCCCAAGCACTTAGGCCAAAATTACTAA